From Anopheles coluzzii chromosome 3, AcolN3, whole genome shotgun sequence, the proteins below share one genomic window:
- the LOC120958620 gene encoding MAGE-like protein 2, producing the protein MKRIVLTLLVVAVHQSCGIIVSQGTAGPVKRFVPLGTAERVVSAHTFDTKNPEPWGNKQFKEITITKNVPVPYPIKVERHVAVPVKIPVPIAIHNKVPIVVERKIPVYVEKPIPVQVDRPVPYALPIEIPIFHRVAVEVPKPYPVHIPKPYPVYIKKPIFVKQSKAQQTKWMKKSPKPSPVATVSSA; encoded by the exons ATGAAA CGCATTGTGTTAACTCTGTTGGTGGTAGCGGTGCATCAATCCTGCGGCATCATAGTGTCCCAGGGGACGGCTGGCCCTGTTAAAAGGTTCGTCCCACTCGGCACGGCAGAGCGCGTCGTTTCGGCCCACACGTTCGACACGAAAAACCCGGAACCGTGGGGCAACAAGCAGTTCAAGGAGATTACCATCACCAAAAACGTCCCGGTGCCGTACCCGATCAAGGTGGAGCGGCATGTAGCCGTCCCGGTGAAGATACCGGTCCCGATCGCCATCCACAACAAGGTGCCGATCGTGGTCGAGCGCAAGATACCGGTGTACGTGGAGAAACCGATCCCGGTGCAGGTGGACCGGCCCGTGCCGTATGCGCTGCCGATCGAGATTCCCATCTTCCACAGGGTGGCGGTCGAGGTGCCGAAACCGTACCCGGTGCACATCCCAAAACCCTACCCGGTGTACATCAAGAAGCCGATCTTTGTGAAGCAGAGCAAGGCGCAGCAGACGAAGTGGATGAAGAAAAGTCCCAAACCGTCCCCCGTTGCCACGGTGTCGAGTGCGTGA
- the LOC120959609 gene encoding uncharacterized protein LOC120959609 isoform X1 codes for MEICFSLLLQSIAILGLDGLPKRRWKFSRELLLSRCCLLALLLVLCCQLTPTVQGVPRRHTAKAYDAEEGYYESDGSYEEDDDEQHYGTGETIHHGAGNPHDDNDSVEIEYEEHDGHHHHHHLPNGVAESDESSEDHTEDAFNNANLLAQLGIQQKLPEGYGKSKKKGKHYGPPPVTIAVPYPVHIERKVPVFIEKKVPVIVEKQVEVPVDRPYEVPVPVKVPVHEKEVIHVPKPIVFNVDRPYPVFVHRTVFVDKYRPFKVLIKSRSRY; via the exons ATGGAA ATCTGTTTCTCACTTTTACTCCAAAGCATAGCAATTCTGGGCCTCGATGGATTACCAAAGCGTCGGTGGAAGTTTAGCCGGGAATTACTGCTAAGTCGCTGCTGTCTACTAGCCCTGTTACTAGTGCTATGCTGCCAGCTAACACCCACCGTTCAGGGAGTTCCCCGAAGACACACCGCCAAAGCTTACGATGCAGAAGAGGGATACTACGAGTCCGACGGTAGCTACGAGGAAGATGACGACGAGCAGCACTACGGAACAGGTGAGACGATCCATCACGGTGCCGGCAACCCGCACGACGATAACGATTCTGTGGAAATAGAGTACGAAGAGCATGAcggacatcatcatcatcatcatctaccGAACGGGGTCGCCGAGTCGGACGAATCCAGCGAAGATCATACCGAAGATGCTTTCAATAACGCCAACCTGCTAGCCCAACTCGGCATCCAGCAGAAGCTACCGGAAGGGTACgggaagagcaagaagaaaggCAAACACTACGGACCGCCGCCGGTTACGATCGCCGTCCCGTACCCGGTGCACATCGAGCGGAAGGTTCCGGTGTTTATCGAGAAGAAGGTTCCGGTGATCGTGGAAAAGCAGGTGGAAGTGCCCGTCGACCGACCGTACGAAGTGCCCGTGCCGGTGAAAGTGCCCGTCCACGAGAAGGAAGTGATACACGTGCCGAAACCGATCGTCTTCAATGTGGACCGACCGTACCCGGTGTTTGTGCACCGGACTGTGTTTGTGGACAAGTACCGGCCGTTCAAAGTGTTGATCAAGTCGAGAAGTCGCTACTAG
- the LOC120959609 gene encoding uncharacterized protein LOC120959609 isoform X2, with amino-acid sequence MEICFSLLLQSIAILGLDGLPKRRWKFSRELLLSRCCLLALLLVLCCQLTPTVQGVPRRHTAKAYDAEEGYYESDGSYEEDDDEQHYGTEYEEHDGHHHHHHLPNGVAESDESSEDHTEDAFNNANLLAQLGIQQKLPEGYGKSKKKGKHYGPPPVTIAVPYPVHIERKVPVFIEKKVPVIVEKQVEVPVDRPYEVPVPVKVPVHEKEVIHVPKPIVFNVDRPYPVFVHRTVFVDKYRPFKVLIKSRSRY; translated from the exons ATGGAA ATCTGTTTCTCACTTTTACTCCAAAGCATAGCAATTCTGGGCCTCGATGGATTACCAAAGCGTCGGTGGAAGTTTAGCCGGGAATTACTGCTAAGTCGCTGCTGTCTACTAGCCCTGTTACTAGTGCTATGCTGCCAGCTAACACCCACCGTTCAGGGAGTTCCCCGAAGACACACCGCCAAAGCTTACGATGCAGAAGAGGGATACTACGAGTCCGACGGTAGCTACGAGGAAGATGACGACGAGCAGCACTACGGAACAG AGTACGAAGAGCATGAcggacatcatcatcatcatcatctaccGAACGGGGTCGCCGAGTCGGACGAATCCAGCGAAGATCATACCGAAGATGCTTTCAATAACGCCAACCTGCTAGCCCAACTCGGCATCCAGCAGAAGCTACCGGAAGGGTACgggaagagcaagaagaaaggCAAACACTACGGACCGCCGCCGGTTACGATCGCCGTCCCGTACCCGGTGCACATCGAGCGGAAGGTTCCGGTGTTTATCGAGAAGAAGGTTCCGGTGATCGTGGAAAAGCAGGTGGAAGTGCCCGTCGACCGACCGTACGAAGTGCCCGTGCCGGTGAAAGTGCCCGTCCACGAGAAGGAAGTGATACACGTGCCGAAACCGATCGTCTTCAATGTGGACCGACCGTACCCGGTGTTTGTGCACCGGACTGTGTTTGTGGACAAGTACCGGCCGTTCAAAGTGTTGATCAAGTCGAGAAGTCGCTACTAG